One segment of Cryptococcus neoformans var. grubii H99 chromosome 2, complete sequence DNA contains the following:
- a CDS encoding valine-tRNA ligase has translation MLRHALRSVHRIFIPSPIVYPRLQRTYATMSAEETKVPSQESLPVEEANPAGPQPAVAIEGTAEKSKKGAKKEAKRLEKLAKAATKTSAAQSQAPKKEKAEKKEKKAEAPAEAWVNTTPKGEKKDVSGNFPSGYDPIQVEAAHYDWWNAKGFFKPRYGADGKPLDKGTFCITFPPPNVTGNLHIGHALTVSLQDALIRWKRMQGQTVLYLPGYDHAGIATQAVVEQRLMKTEGHSRHHYGREKFLEKVWEWKDQYQGKITNQMTRLGGSFDWDKVAFTMDDNLSTAVREAFVQMHEKGLLYRANRLVNWCVYLNTSLSNLEVDQLHLTGRTLLNVKGYDVKERFEFGVITSFAYPIEDSDERIIVATTRPETMLGDTAIAVHPNDPRYTHLHGKFAVHPFNGRRIPIVTDAITVDMEFGTGAVKITPAHDPNDFECGMRNNLEFISLMNDDGTYNENAGPYQGMKRFHVRNAIVKDLKEKGLYVEQKDNEMQIPICSRSGDVVEQIIKPQWWISCKPLAEDALKRTRAGELEIKPKTSAGDWVRWMENMQDWCISRQLWWGHRCPAWLLKFEGESPDTSDDKNWIVARTEEEAQEKAKARANGKSFTLEQDDDVLDTWFSSGLWPFSTMGWPNKTPDMEHFYPNSILETGWDILFFWVARMVFFGNTLTDVMPFKEVYCHPMVRDAYGRKMSKSLGNVIDPLDVITGQKLEKLHNDLRMGNLPEKEILKAEEGQKKLYPKGIPQCGTDALRFTLCNYTSGGRDINMDIGRVEGYRKFCNKLWNATKFCLFRMDLVDLQGARQTSAFVPNASHLPTGKEGLVEKWLFHKLNLASAAVSDALENRDFSEASTVAYQYFLNDLCDVYIEATKPIFEANSDPAAKLSAQNTLYTCLEAGLKLLHPFMPYVTEDLWQRLPRREGDSCETIMLAPFPEKIPEQEFPTEAASFDLVVDCIKSARSVIGLYNLPTNGKTLEDKITVIIQARNGEQLELLKSVETVIVGLTKGCGKVEWIQEDSEIPRGCGTEVVTTDISVHIPVQGKVDAASEIDKLEKKSIVVEGQKAKLQKVIQQPNYEKTVKEDVRQQNDEKMEKIEVEIEALRMAIERFKGLL, from the exons ATGCTCCGCCACGCACTGAGATCAGTACACCGCATTTTTATCCCAAGTCCTATTGTATACCCACGCCTACAAAGAACGTACGCAACAATGTCTGCCGAAGAAACCAAGGTCCCTTCTCAAGAATCCTTGCCCGTAGAGGAGGCCAACCCCGCCGGCCCTCAACCAGCCGTCGCTATCGAGGGTACCGCCGAAAAATCGAAGAAAGGCG ccaagaaggaagccAAACGACTTGAAAAGCTCGCCAAAGCTGCCACCAAGACATCTGCTGCTCAGTCTCAGGCcccgaagaaggaaaaagctgagaagaaggagaagaaggctgaggcCCCCGCTGAAGCTTGGGTTAACACGACTCCTAAGGGCGAGAAAAAAG ATGTCTCTGGTAACTTCCCCTCTGGTTACGACCCTATTCAGGTCGAGGCTGCCCATTATGACTGGTGGAATGCCAAGGGATTTTTCAAGCCTCGTTACGGCGCCGATGGAAAGCCCTTGGACAAGGGAACTTTCTGTATcactttccctcctcccaatGTTACCGGTAATTTGCACATTGGTCATGCTTTGACCGTCTCCTTGCAGGACGCTTTAATCCGTTG GAAGAGAATGCAGGGTCAAACTGTCCTTTATCTCCCCGGATATGACCACGCCGGTATTGCTACACAAGCAGTCGTTGAGCAACGTCTTATGAAAACTGAAGGTCACTCTAGACATCACTACGGCCGAGAAAAATTCCTTGAGAAGGTttgggaatggaaggaCCAATACCAGGGCAAGATTACCAACCAGATGACCCGTTTGGGTGGTTCTTTCGATTGGGACAAGGTGGCGTTCACCATGGACGAC AACTTGAGTACCGCCGTTAGAGAAGCATTCGTTCAAATGCACGAGAAAGGCCTGCTTTACAGGGCTAACCGATTGGTTAACTGGTGTGTTTACCTCAACACCTCTCTTTCCAACCTCGAG GTGGATCAACTTCATCTTACTGGCCGAACCCTTCTCAATGTCAAGGGCTACGATGTCAAAGAGCGTTTCGAATTCGGTGTCATCACTTCTTTCGCTTACCCCATCGAGGACTCTGACGAACGTATCATTGTCGCTACCACCCGTCCCGAAACTATGCTTGGTGATACCGCCATTGCTGTGCACCCTAATGACCCTCGCTACACTCATCTTCATGGCAAGTTTGCTGTTCACCCTTTCAACGGCAGAAGGATTCCCATCGTCACAGATGCCATTACTGTCGACATGGAGTTCGGTACAGGTGCTGTCAAGATCACCCCTGCTCACGACCCTAATGACTTTGAGTGCGGTATGAGGAACAACCTTGAATTCATCAGCCTGATGAACGATGACGGTACCTACAACGAGAATGCAGGGCCTTACCAG GGAATGAAACGATTCCACGTTCGAAACGCCATCGTCAAGGACCTTAAGGAGAAGGGCCTGTACGTCGAGCAGAAGGACAACGAAATGCAGATTCCTATCTGCTC TCGATCTGGCGACGTTGTCGAGCAAATCATCAAGCCTCAATGGTGGATCAGCTGCAAACCTCTTGCCGAGGATGCCCTCAAG CGAACCCGTGCAGGCGAACTCGAGATCAAGCCCAAGACGTCTGCTGGCGATTGGGTCCGATGGATGGAGAACATGCAGGATTGGTGTATCTCCCGTCAGCTCTGGTGGGGTCACAGATGTCCTGCTTGGTTGCTCAAATTTGAGGGCGAGTCTCCCGAC ACTTCTGACGACAAGAACTGGATCGTTGCACGAactgaggaagaggctcAAGAAAAGGCGAAGGCCCGTGCCAACGGCAAGAGCTTTACTTTGGAGCAAGACGATGACGTGCTTGACACCTGGTTCTCTTCCGGTCTTTGGCCTTTCTCCACTATGGGCTGGCCCAACAAG ACACCCGACATGGAGCATTTCTACCCCAACTCTATCCTCGAAACCGGATGGGacattctcttcttctgggtTGCGCGTATGGTCTTCTTCGGTAACACCCTTACCGACGTCATGCCCTTCAAGGAAGTGTACTGCCACCCCATGGTCCGAGATGCGTATGGCCGAAAGATGTCCAAGTCTTTAGGCAACGTCATTGACCCTCTGGACGTGATCACTGGCCAAAAGCTGGAGAAGCTGCACAACGACTTGAGAATGGGTAATCTTccagagaaggagattttGAAGGCTGAGGAAGGCCAAAAGAAATTGTACCCCAAAGGCATTCCCCAATGTGGTACCGACGCCTTGAGGTTTACTTTATGTAACTACACGTCTGGTG GCCGAGACATCAACATGGACATTGGTCGTGTGGAAGGTTACAGAAAGTTCTGCAACAAGCTCTGGAACGCTACCAAGTTCTGCCTCTTCCGAATGGATCTTGTCGACTTGCAGGGTGCCAGGCAGACAAGTGCTTTTGTCCCTAATGCTTCCCACTTA CCCACTGGCAAGGAAGGTCTCGTCGAAAAATGGCTCTTCCACAAGCTCAACCTCGCCAGTGCCGCTGTTTCTGACGCTCTTGAAAACCGGGACTTCTCAGAAGCGTCTACCGTCGCCTACCAATACTTCCTCAACGACCTCTGTGACGTCTATATCGAGGCTACCAAGCCCATCTTCGAGGCCAACTCTGATCCCGCTGCTAAGCTCTCCGCCCAAAACACTCTCTACACATGTTTGGAAGCTGGTCTCAAGTTGTTACACCCCTTCATGCCTTATGTGACTGAAGACTTGTGGCAGCGTTTGCCTAGGAGGGAAGGTGACTCTTGTGAAACCATCATGTTGGCTCCTTTCCCCGAGAAAATTCCAGAACAAGAGTTCCCCACAGAAGCTGCTAGCTTTGACCTCGTTGTTGACTGTATCAAGTCTGCTCGTTCGGTTATTGGTCTTTACAATCTCCCCACCAACGGCAAGACTCTCGAAGACAAGATCACTGTGATCATTCAGGCCCGTAACGGCGAGCAACTCGAGTTGTTGAAGTCTGTGGAGACTGTGATTGTTGGTTTGACAAAAGGTTGCGGAAAGGTTGAGTGGATTCAGGAGGACAGTGAGATTCCTCGAGGCTGTGGTACTGAAGTCGTTACTACCGACATCAGTGTACACATTCCTGTCCAG GGCAAGGTCGACGCTGCATCTGAAATTGACaagctcgagaagaagtcCATTGTCGTTGAGGGGCAGAAGGCCAAGCTGCAAAAGGTCATTCAACAACCCAACTATGAGAAGACTGTCAAGGAAGACGTGAGGCAGCAGAATgacgaaaagatggaaaagatcGAGGTTGAGATCGAAGCGCTTAGGATGGCCATTGAGAGGTTCAAGGGTCTTTTGTAG